In Bradyrhizobium erythrophlei, a single genomic region encodes these proteins:
- a CDS encoding EthD family reductase — MHRLLVLYNEPKDPAHFRKYYVETHVPLANTIPGAKNAHYSFDAKRLGPGEAPYFCIFEADFDSEAALMSALGSKEGQAVAGDIPNYASGGVTMVHFPVK; from the coding sequence ATGCACAGGCTGCTCGTCCTTTACAACGAACCCAAGGACCCCGCCCATTTCAGAAAATACTACGTCGAGACGCATGTGCCGCTGGCGAACACGATTCCCGGCGCCAAGAACGCGCACTATTCGTTCGACGCAAAACGGCTGGGGCCCGGCGAGGCGCCGTATTTCTGCATCTTCGAGGCCGACTTCGACAGCGAGGCGGCGTTGATGAGCGCGCTCGGCTCAAAAGAAGGTCAGGCAGTTGCGGGCGACATTCCCAATTACGCTTCCGGCGGCGTCACCATGGTGCATTTCCCGGTGAAGTAA